A region from the Arthrobacter gengyunqii genome encodes:
- a CDS encoding helix-turn-helix transcriptional regulator: MDDLSQAVYRYAVSSPGWTVEDASEALGFTTRSIEAAVAVLVEHCLLVQANGGRRSYTAVSPDVALAELVDPDERALLDLRSRIGTKRRELAALVPIFAEASRRMSTDAQVEVLEDPEQVMRILIEYARSASECVLMARPGQGATADTQEESVQKDVDMLQQGVKRRTLYHSSIRDHMPTRRAVEIVTAAGGEFRTLPHLPLRVVVFDGKVAVIPRAAHAEDRAGLVIRDPNVVSIFVRLFDFAWEQAEPFLAEEPLPHQLTSTQRSILRALAAGHPDEVIARRMGISVRTCRRHIAKMLDDLGAESRFQAGVKAHRAGWI; this comes from the coding sequence GTGGATGACTTGTCCCAGGCTGTCTACCGGTACGCCGTAAGCAGCCCGGGCTGGACCGTCGAAGACGCATCGGAGGCGCTGGGTTTCACTACGCGTTCCATTGAAGCGGCCGTCGCGGTCCTCGTGGAGCACTGCCTGCTGGTGCAGGCCAACGGGGGCCGGCGCAGTTACACGGCAGTCTCCCCCGACGTCGCACTGGCGGAGCTTGTCGATCCGGATGAACGGGCACTCCTTGATCTCCGGTCGCGGATCGGAACAAAACGGCGTGAGCTGGCGGCACTGGTGCCCATCTTTGCCGAAGCCAGCCGGCGGATGTCCACCGATGCCCAGGTGGAGGTCCTGGAGGACCCCGAGCAGGTAATGCGCATTCTGATCGAATACGCCCGTTCCGCATCCGAATGCGTGCTGATGGCACGCCCCGGACAAGGCGCCACAGCTGACACCCAGGAGGAAAGCGTCCAGAAGGATGTGGACATGCTGCAGCAGGGGGTCAAACGCCGCACCCTCTACCACTCCAGCATCCGGGACCACATGCCCACGCGCAGGGCCGTCGAGATTGTCACTGCAGCCGGCGGAGAATTCAGGACGTTGCCCCACCTGCCGCTTCGGGTCGTGGTTTTCGACGGCAAAGTTGCAGTGATACCCCGGGCAGCGCATGCCGAAGACCGTGCAGGGCTGGTCATCCGGGATCCCAACGTAGTGTCCATCTTTGTCCGGCTGTTTGACTTCGCCTGGGAGCAGGCTGAGCCGTTCCTTGCGGAGGAACCGCTTCCACATCAGCTGACCAGCACCCAGCGCTCAATCCTCCGCGCCCTGGCCGCCGGACATCCTGATGAGGTGATCGCCCGGCGGATGGGCATCAGCGTGCGCACCTGCCGGCGCCACATCGCCAAGATGCTGGATGATCTGGGAGCGGAAAGCCGTTTTCAGGCCGGAGTGAAAGCGCACCGCGCCGGGTGGATTTAG
- a CDS encoding PLP-dependent aminotransferase family protein: MTSEETFARVLTAETQTALDRAAASTHRHEALFSDRAFHIKQSAVRDVFDISIRPGLISLAGGSPYLRSLPLDDLGVSAQRIVAEHGLEALQYGAGQGMEELRIQACEVMAAEGITDADPADVVITTGSQSAQDVAAKVFCNPGDVVLCEDPTYVGALNAFEAYEVEMQALPVDSEGLVPEALEEAIASLRGQGKTIKMLYTIPSFNNPSGVTLAARRRQRIVDICARENILILEDNPYGMLRFDGNPLAPLRAENPHDVLYLGSFSKIFAPGVRVGWALVPRHLHRRFYLACEAVVLCPSPLTQMLVSAYLRDYDWRQHIRDSRVLYASRCAAMLAALSDELPDGVTWTVPDGGFFIWLSLPAGVDTYPLLYEAIDAGVVFIPGAAFSPSDEPSSKLRLAFSAVSEEDIAEGVRRLAPVLRRAMERAAG; the protein is encoded by the coding sequence ATGACTTCCGAAGAGACCTTCGCCAGAGTCCTGACTGCTGAGACACAGACTGCCCTTGACCGGGCTGCTGCTTCCACGCACCGGCACGAGGCCCTGTTCTCGGACCGGGCTTTCCACATCAAGCAGTCTGCCGTGCGTGATGTCTTTGATATCTCCATCCGGCCGGGGCTGATCTCGCTGGCGGGCGGCAGTCCCTACCTGCGCTCACTTCCCCTTGACGATCTGGGCGTGTCCGCGCAGCGCATCGTCGCCGAGCACGGGCTTGAAGCGCTGCAGTACGGCGCCGGGCAGGGTATGGAGGAACTCCGCATCCAGGCCTGCGAGGTCATGGCCGCCGAAGGAATCACCGACGCCGACCCCGCTGACGTCGTGATCACCACCGGTTCACAGTCCGCACAGGACGTTGCCGCCAAGGTCTTCTGCAACCCCGGTGATGTGGTGCTGTGTGAGGACCCCACCTATGTGGGTGCGCTGAATGCCTTCGAAGCGTACGAGGTGGAGATGCAGGCCCTCCCGGTGGACAGCGAGGGACTGGTGCCCGAAGCGCTGGAGGAAGCCATCGCTTCCCTTCGGGGACAGGGCAAGACCATCAAGATGCTTTACACCATTCCGAGTTTCAACAACCCCAGCGGAGTGACCCTCGCGGCTCGCCGGCGGCAGCGGATTGTCGACATCTGCGCACGGGAAAATATCCTCATCCTCGAAGACAACCCGTACGGAATGCTGCGTTTCGACGGAAACCCCCTGGCTCCCCTGCGGGCGGAAAATCCGCATGACGTCCTGTACCTGGGATCCTTCTCGAAGATCTTCGCTCCGGGCGTCCGGGTGGGCTGGGCACTGGTGCCGCGGCATCTGCACCGCCGCTTCTATCTGGCCTGCGAGGCCGTGGTGCTGTGCCCGTCGCCTCTCACCCAGATGCTGGTGTCCGCTTACCTGCGCGACTACGACTGGAGGCAGCACATCCGCGACTCCCGGGTGCTGTATGCCTCGCGCTGCGCCGCCATGCTCGCGGCACTTTCCGACGAACTGCCCGACGGCGTGACCTGGACGGTGCCCGACGGCGGATTCTTCATCTGGCTGAGTCTGCCCGCGGGCGTGGACACCTATCCCCTGCTGTACGAGGCCATCGACGCGGGCGTTGTGTTCATACCGGGAGCCGCGTTCTCGCCGTCGGACGAGCCGAGCAGCAAACTGCGCCTGGCCTTCAGCGCCGTCTCCGAGGAAGACATCGCCGAGGGCGTGCGGCGGCTGGCCCCGGTCCTGCGCCGGGCGATGGAGCGTGCCGCAGGCTAG
- a CDS encoding dihydrolipoamide acetyltransferase family protein, whose protein sequence is MTERTFHLPDVGEGLTEADIVQWKVQAGDTVAVNDVIVEIETAKSLVELPSPYAGTVSALLVDEGQTVDVGTPIISVTAGSPAQENGQQPGAPMTPAPVPAADDDEQPSASLTGTGPKADAVKRRPRVSRTAPESRAPDSPAPDSHAQGSPAPAAPAPAAQEAAPAPSRSLDARTPAVAAAGAAVQDTLTRLIQRVLAKPPVRKAAKDLGINLADVPATGPSGEVTKQDLISYQAQRESEQDSADTFWAGAQESRDQRIERIPVKGVRRATAKAMVESAFSAPHVSIFVDVDASRTMEFVKRLKASRDFEGIKVSPLLILAKAVIWAAARNPSVNATWAGNEILVKHFMNLGIAAATPRGLMVPNIKDAQDLSLKELAIALNSLATTARAGKTPPADMRDGTLTITNIGALGIDTGTPIINPGEVAIVAFGTIKQKPWVLDGEVLPRWVTTLGGSFDHRVVDGDLSARFMADVASILEEPALLLD, encoded by the coding sequence ATGACTGAAAGAACGTTCCACCTTCCCGACGTGGGCGAGGGCCTGACCGAGGCCGACATTGTCCAGTGGAAGGTTCAAGCCGGAGATACGGTGGCCGTCAATGACGTCATCGTGGAAATTGAGACCGCAAAATCGCTGGTGGAACTTCCCTCTCCCTACGCCGGCACCGTGTCCGCTTTGCTCGTGGACGAAGGCCAGACGGTGGATGTCGGAACGCCCATCATCAGCGTGACTGCCGGTTCGCCCGCTCAGGAGAACGGACAGCAGCCGGGGGCGCCCATGACACCCGCGCCCGTTCCGGCAGCCGACGACGACGAGCAGCCCAGCGCTTCCCTCACCGGCACAGGCCCGAAGGCCGACGCCGTGAAGCGGCGGCCGCGGGTCAGCAGGACAGCCCCGGAATCACGCGCTCCTGATTCCCCTGCCCCTGATTCGCATGCCCAGGGCTCACCGGCTCCGGCCGCTCCGGCGCCGGCAGCTCAGGAAGCAGCTCCGGCCCCCAGCCGCTCCCTTGATGCCCGTACGCCGGCGGTGGCTGCTGCGGGTGCGGCGGTGCAGGACACGCTGACCCGCCTGATTCAGCGGGTGCTGGCAAAGCCTCCGGTGCGCAAGGCGGCGAAGGATCTCGGGATCAATCTGGCCGACGTGCCGGCAACCGGTCCCAGCGGTGAAGTGACCAAGCAGGACCTGATCAGTTACCAGGCGCAGCGTGAATCCGAGCAGGACTCCGCCGACACCTTTTGGGCCGGCGCGCAAGAATCCCGGGACCAGCGGATTGAGCGCATTCCGGTCAAGGGCGTGCGCCGGGCCACTGCCAAGGCCATGGTGGAAAGTGCGTTCTCGGCACCGCACGTAAGCATCTTCGTGGATGTGGACGCCTCCCGGACCATGGAGTTCGTGAAGCGGCTGAAGGCGTCGCGGGACTTTGAAGGCATTAAGGTCTCACCGCTGCTGATCCTGGCCAAGGCCGTCATCTGGGCGGCCGCCCGCAATCCCTCGGTCAACGCCACCTGGGCAGGGAACGAAATCCTGGTCAAGCACTTCATGAACCTCGGGATCGCTGCTGCCACGCCGCGCGGGCTGATGGTGCCGAACATCAAGGATGCACAGGACCTGTCCCTGAAGGAACTGGCCATCGCCCTCAACTCCCTGGCCACGACGGCACGGGCGGGGAAAACCCCGCCGGCGGACATGCGGGACGGGACGCTCACCATTACCAACATCGGCGCCCTGGGCATCGACACCGGAACGCCCATCATCAACCCGGGTGAGGTCGCCATTGTGGCCTTCGGAACCATCAAGCAGAAACCCTGGGTGCTCGACGGTGAAGTTCTTCCGCGCTGGGTGACAACCCTGGGCGGGTCTTTCGACCACCGGGTGGTGGACGGGGATCTGTCCGCGCGCTTCATGGCCGACGTCGCCTCCATCCTGGAGGAACCGGCGCTGCTGCTGGATTAG